In Candidatus Nanosynbacter lyticus, one genomic interval encodes:
- a CDS encoding nucleotide exchange factor GrpE yields the protein MTKSKTKKTEDLEQQLGELTLDLQRTRADFENYRKRVEAEKQSAHNMGQAKSVMKLLPVIDTIERATANVPEELADNAWAKGVAGLSKQLDKQLKEIGLEKINAKPGAPFNPELHQAVQFDEEAEGDKEVIAEELRAGYTLNGSVIRDSMVKVTRQSLELPHTNVKENTDISEK from the coding sequence ATGACGAAAAGTAAGACTAAGAAAACTGAAGATTTAGAGCAGCAATTGGGTGAACTGACGCTAGATTTGCAGCGGACGCGAGCGGATTTCGAGAACTATCGCAAGCGTGTCGAGGCAGAAAAACAGTCAGCGCACAACATGGGTCAGGCCAAGTCGGTGATGAAACTATTACCAGTGATTGATACGATTGAGCGGGCGACTGCCAATGTCCCAGAAGAATTAGCAGATAATGCTTGGGCGAAAGGTGTGGCTGGTCTAAGTAAGCAGCTCGACAAACAGCTCAAAGAAATCGGCCTCGAGAAAATTAACGCTAAACCTGGTGCGCCGTTTAATCCTGAATTACATCAGGCGGTTCAATTTGACGAAGAGGCAGAAGGTGATAAAGAAGTGATTGCTGAGGAGTTGCGAGCTGGCTATACGCTGAATGGCTCCGTTATTCGTGATTCGATGGTTAAAGTTACGCGTCAGTCATTGGAACTGCCGCATACGAATGTCAAAGAAAATACTGACATATCAGAGAAATAA
- a CDS encoding LssY C-terminal domain-containing protein codes for MSSIKTPKKIAAIGSQSSKTITILLDQSFFIFAGLASFWLAWLVFREGLATGGWWLVGLFFVVWAIVSYLALPRLHRILSNMYVPNYFIGRTRTADGILSDPINLSVRGSEEKLHKAMTAAGWVLADDITPRSAWKMVLTVLSGRSYPNAPVSPAFLFGRRQDFAYQQEVDGNPRRRHHVRFWRCPDGWLLPGGHRVDWLAAGSYDKSVGLSLFTFQLTHKIDEDIDIERDYIIESVKKSEKYIRVTVLKDFSTGYHSRNGSGDLIRTDGDLPILEVGRVRIDKPIATLKRFGIIMDGTIHDRCPRNHETLLEELWSRRPPQILIGSVLMILASLFAVGQTLVDISSWTETLAVVTNIEQIDINLANTALSIMAVLNILLVIVEFILVGLLLRGSNRARISLLAVAMLAIITESLSVTTGRINASAVLLLTSIGVHIMIMMLFSSDAARYFTERR; via the coding sequence ATGAGTTCAATAAAAACCCCAAAGAAAATAGCAGCTATTGGCTCTCAGTCATCAAAAACCATCACCATACTGCTAGATCAATCGTTTTTCATTTTTGCTGGCTTGGCGTCGTTTTGGTTAGCCTGGCTGGTGTTTAGGGAGGGCTTGGCGACGGGCGGCTGGTGGCTGGTTGGTCTATTTTTTGTGGTTTGGGCAATTGTTTCTTATCTGGCGCTGCCACGTCTACATAGAATATTGAGCAATATGTATGTGCCAAATTATTTTATTGGTAGAACCCGAACTGCCGACGGCATATTAAGCGACCCTATCAACCTGAGTGTGCGTGGGTCTGAAGAGAAGTTGCATAAGGCTATGACTGCGGCTGGCTGGGTGCTGGCCGATGACATTACGCCGCGATCTGCTTGGAAGATGGTCCTTACCGTATTAAGCGGGCGTAGTTATCCTAACGCCCCAGTCTCGCCAGCTTTTTTGTTTGGGCGGCGACAAGATTTTGCTTACCAACAAGAAGTTGATGGCAATCCAAGGCGTCGTCATCATGTGCGATTCTGGCGTTGTCCAGATGGTTGGCTGCTACCGGGTGGTCATCGGGTGGATTGGTTGGCGGCTGGCTCTTACGATAAAAGTGTCGGATTGTCGTTGTTTACCTTTCAGTTGACGCATAAAATTGACGAAGATATTGATATTGAAAGAGACTACATTATCGAATCTGTTAAAAAAAGCGAAAAGTATATTCGTGTAACAGTTTTGAAAGATTTTTCGACAGGCTATCATTCGCGTAATGGGAGCGGTGATTTGATTCGTACTGACGGTGATTTGCCTATTCTGGAGGTTGGTCGTGTCAGGATTGATAAGCCTATTGCCACCTTGAAGCGTTTTGGGATTATTATGGACGGTACAATTCATGACCGCTGTCCTCGCAACCACGAAACGCTACTGGAAGAGCTGTGGAGTCGTCGGCCGCCGCAGATTTTGATTGGCAGTGTTTTGATGATATTGGCGTCGCTGTTTGCTGTCGGTCAAACCTTGGTTGATATTTCTAGCTGGACGGAAACCTTGGCGGTGGTTACGAATATTGAGCAGATCGACATCAATCTGGCCAACACGGCATTATCAATCATGGCCGTCTTGAATATTCTATTGGTGATCGTGGAGTTTATCTTGGTTGGGCTACTGCTTCGGGGTAGTAATCGAGCGCGCATCTCACTATTGGCGGTGGCAATGCTTGCTATTATTACTGAATCATTGTCGGTGACGACCGGAAGGATTAATGCTTCAGCTGTATTATTGCTAACTTCAATCGGCGTACATATCATGATTATGATGCTGTTTTCCTCAGATGCGGCGCGCTATTTTACGGAGCGACGATAG
- a CDS encoding guanylate kinase, which yields MSEIESLITNYQPAESTIQLVRDTKIALLAGISGAGKDTIKKRLLKLPEFRDIVSHTTRPPRVNNGSIEQDGVDYHFIDQKIAEEMLQNNEFIEAKFVHGTVYGTSVAELKLAHDQNRVAITDVDVQGVEEYERLAPESIAIFIVPPDYQTWIERLKKRYATEEDFQVEWPKRRQSAISELTYALEVPYYHVIINDDLDRAVRVTEEIILRGDIFKRQDDEARLAARGLLNDIIKI from the coding sequence ATGTCTGAGATTGAAAGTTTAATCACCAATTATCAGCCAGCCGAATCAACTATCCAGTTAGTGCGGGACACAAAGATTGCGCTGCTGGCGGGAATTTCTGGCGCTGGTAAGGATACGATAAAAAAACGATTATTAAAGCTGCCGGAATTTCGCGACATCGTTTCGCACACCACGCGTCCGCCGCGGGTTAATAATGGATCTATCGAGCAGGACGGCGTCGACTATCATTTTATTGATCAAAAAATAGCTGAGGAAATGCTACAAAATAATGAATTTATTGAAGCTAAGTTTGTACACGGCACAGTTTATGGCACGTCAGTGGCTGAGCTAAAATTAGCACATGATCAGAATCGTGTAGCAATTACTGACGTTGACGTGCAGGGCGTGGAAGAATATGAGCGATTAGCTCCAGAGAGTATCGCGATTTTTATTGTGCCACCAGATTATCAAACTTGGATTGAGCGGCTCAAAAAACGCTACGCCACCGAGGAGGATTTTCAAGTCGAATGGCCAAAACGCCGCCAGTCGGCGATTAGTGAACTAACTTATGCGCTAGAGGTGCCATATTACCACGTGATTATCAATGACGATTTGGATAGGGCTGTTCGGGTGACCGAAGAAATTATTTTACGGGGTGATATTTTTAAGCGCCAGGACGACGAAGCTCGTTTGGCGGCCCGGGGTCTTCTCAATGATATAATTAAGATATGA